A window from Neodiprion fabricii isolate iyNeoFabr1 chromosome 2, iyNeoFabr1.1, whole genome shotgun sequence encodes these proteins:
- the LOC124176326 gene encoding uncharacterized protein LOC124176326 gives MINKSKHGYEEEKPLLVLSLDSENLRLYQPECETAVTKGAANYLGRWPGHVFAAFVSGFMVIATFVLFGIVTVTFTIPSSEKCRISGNNEADEVPNVYFIKHENRTWNTRELCYIENTARIHENLSVYLINLLSGKEIEKNLTEPLNQLRQMMDGRNSHAIPTSLDNLLSQYMTEPRVTKGASSDKNMRKKLTSSLANVKNIEVPIGRLFNGSRLANVCNHLSKEMLEMAARAYVLWNFPGVALDPEFSPNLESLKEYLCRDDGGLNACAAKDSVAAIEPNGDVQAASVPCQAFIGYLIRQIAAKGSPDQRRVMQKAINNFCPKSSRCSGVKILDPLDSLTGGSSSMENLNCPTILSTNNDAANKTLRKMLAATSSGSRVFRSA, from the exons ATGATTAACAAGTCGAAAC ATGGATACGAGGAGGAAAAACCGCTTCTCGTTTTGTCGCTGGATTCGGAAAACCTGAGACTTTATCAACCCGAATGTGAAACGGCAGTGACGAAAGGAGCTGCAAATTATCTGGGCCGATGGCCTGGCCACGTATTCGCAGCATTCGTTTCTGGATTTATGGTTATAGCGACTTTTGTACTCTTCGGAATTGTCACGGTGACGTTCACAATTCCTTCGAGCGAAAAATGCCG AATATCCGGAAACAACGAAGCCGACGAAGTGCCGAACGTTTATTTCATAAAACACGAAAATCGCACGTGGAATACAAGGGAATTATGTTACATCGAGAACACCGCCAGAATCCACGAAAATCTCAGT GTTTACCTGATCAACTTATTGTCCGGGAAAGAGATCGAGAAGAATCTAACCGAACCGTTGAATCAACTTCGTCAAATGATGGACGGAAGAAACTCTCACGCGATTCCAACATCCTTGGATAACCTTTTAAGCCAGTACATGACCGAACCTCGTGTGACGAAAGGAGCGTCATCGGATAAAaatatgaggaaaaaattgacgagTTCGTTGGCTAACGTAAAAAACATCGAAGTGCCAATCGGACGATTATTCAACGG ATCAAGATTGGCAAATGTCTGTAATCATCTCAGTAAAGAAATGCTTGAAATGGCAGCGAGAGCGTACGTGCTGTGGAATTTTCCCGGTGTGGCATTAGACCCGGAGTTTAGTCCGAACTTGGAATCGTTGAAAGAATACCTGTGCAg GGATGATGGCGGTTTGAATGCCTGCGCCGCAAAGGACAGCGTCGCTGCAATCGAGCCAAACGGAGATGTTCAGGCTGCTTCCGTTCCCTGTCAGGCCTTCATCGGTTACCTGATCCGGCAAATAGCGGCAAAAGGCTCCCCGGATCAACGAAGAGTGATGCAAAAGGCGATAAACAATTTCTGCCCCAA ATCCTCGCGGTGTTCGGGAGTGAAGATATTGGATCCCTTAGACTCACTGACTGGAGGATCATCATCGATGGAAAATTTAAACTGCCCTACGATACTTTCGACGAATAACGATGCAGCGAATAAGACTTTAAGAAAAATGCTTGCAGCAACATCGAGCGGTTCACGAGTATTTAGAAGTGCGTaa